A DNA window from Hordeum vulgare subsp. vulgare chromosome 1H, MorexV3_pseudomolecules_assembly, whole genome shotgun sequence contains the following coding sequences:
- the LOC123397347 gene encoding thioredoxin-like 3-1, chloroplastic, producing the protein MLLLALGPRVLHCATARDPAPHPSLAAACSTVGGAARCLGVSRGSDGGHGTRRGVGGGRGVRAEAAYFWDVSVPVEMGEIHSMDTLDAALASFVDHNQPTNVDWMASWCRKCIYLKPKMEKIAGEFPRVRFYFVDVNKVPHVVVKRV; encoded by the exons ATGCTGCTGCTCGCGCTGGGCCCGCGCGTGCTCCACTGCGCCACCGCGCGGGACCCGGCGCCCCACCCATCCTTGGCAGCCGCGTGCTCCACCgtcggcggggcggcgcggtgcCTGGGGGTTTCACGGGGCAGTGACGGCGGTCACGGGACCaggagaggagtaggaggaggaagaggggtgaGGGCGGAGGCGGCGTACTTCTGGGACGTGTCGGTGCCGGTGGAGATGGGCGAGATCCACAGCATGGATACGCTCGACGCCGCGCTCGCCTCCTTCGTCGACCACAACCAGCCCACCAACGTCGATTG GATGGCTAGCTGGTGCCGGAAATGCATCTACCTCAAGCCCAAGATGGAGAAGATAGCAGGAGAATTCCCACG AGTTAGGTTTTACTTTGTGGATGTCAATAAAGTTCCACATGTCGTGGTAAAAAGAGTGTAA